A stretch of the Desulfobacter sp. genome encodes the following:
- the rsmI gene encoding 16S rRNA (cytidine(1402)-2'-O)-methyltransferase encodes MHFQGDEITATLYIVATPMGNLEDITFRAVRILKEADLIAAEDTRHSRRLLSHYGITTPMISCHEHNESQRSFDLVSKLLSNQTIALISDAGTPLISDPGYRLVTLACEHKIPVVPVPGCNAAVAGLSAAGLPTDEFLFCGFLPKKTNKLTQALDKLKDQTATLIFYESPKRIKSLIKKAHQVLGDRNACLAREQTKRHEEFVRGSLSKILAELENRDQIKGECVLLIQGNPGKKITLGQEDLKALILERLKDKPKTQDLAREISQTFNLSKKNVYDTILSLKSPKG; translated from the coding sequence ATGCATTTTCAGGGGGATGAGATAACAGCCACCCTTTATATTGTGGCCACCCCCATGGGCAACCTGGAAGACATCACCTTCAGGGCCGTGCGCATCTTAAAAGAGGCCGATCTCATTGCTGCCGAAGATACCCGGCATTCCCGACGCCTTCTCTCCCATTACGGGATCACCACCCCCATGATATCCTGCCACGAACACAACGAGTCCCAGCGCTCTTTTGACCTGGTATCAAAACTGCTCAGCAACCAGACCATTGCCCTGATTTCAGACGCAGGCACCCCTTTGATTTCAGATCCCGGATACCGGTTGGTGACTCTGGCCTGTGAACATAAGATCCCTGTGGTGCCGGTGCCCGGCTGCAATGCGGCTGTTGCCGGACTCAGCGCGGCAGGCCTGCCCACAGACGAGTTTTTGTTTTGCGGATTTCTCCCCAAAAAAACCAACAAGCTCACCCAGGCCTTGGACAAATTAAAAGACCAGACCGCCACGTTGATCTTTTATGAATCCCCAAAACGGATTAAATCCCTCATTAAAAAGGCCCACCAAGTCTTGGGCGACCGCAATGCCTGCCTTGCAAGGGAACAGACCAAGCGACATGAAGAATTTGTACGGGGAAGCCTGTCAAAAATTCTGGCGGAACTTGAAAACCGGGACCAGATCAAAGGAGAATGCGTCCTCCTTATCCAGGGAAATCCTGGAAAAAAGATCACCCTTGGCCAAGAGGATCTTAAAGCCCTGATTTTAGAACGGTTAAAAGACAAGCCCAAAACCCAGGACCTTGCCAGGGAAATCTCCCAAACCTTCAACCTCTCCAAAAAAAATGTTTATGACACCATCCTCTCCTTAAAATCCCCCAAGGGTTAG
- a CDS encoding YraN family protein, producing MGPGTQELGHRGEAAACKFLESSGLTILEKNYRTQRFEIDIIAKENDTLCFVEVKTRTSLKKGLPRESVGHAKQLKIIMGASYYLKANKLTRQGVRFDVVEVFYAKDDPDAPQINLIRNAFSGG from the coding sequence ATGGGCCCTGGAACCCAAGAACTCGGACATAGAGGCGAAGCTGCGGCCTGCAAATTCCTTGAGTCTTCAGGCCTGACCATTCTTGAAAAAAACTATCGTACCCAGCGCTTTGAAATTGATATCATTGCAAAAGAAAATGATACCCTCTGCTTTGTGGAAGTCAAAACCAGAACCAGCCTCAAAAAAGGATTGCCCAGGGAATCTGTGGGCCATGCCAAACAGCTCAAAATCATCATGGGCGCATCCTATTACCTCAAGGCAAATAAATTAACCCGCCAAGGGGTCCGGTTTGATGTGGTGGAAGTCTTTTACGCCAAGGATGATCCTGATGCCCCGCAAATTAACCTGATCCGAAATGCATTTTCAGGGGGATGA
- a CDS encoding ribonuclease HII, translated as MWTFEHRAQKNGYTHVAGIDEAGRGPLAGPVVSAAVILPQDFEYPGITDSKKISEKKRAALFPVIQENALAVGIGMADHKEIDRINILAASLLSMKRAVEDLALSPDYLLIDGKFTIDSPLDQEAIVKGDSKSISIAAASIIAKVTRDRIMKDLSLTFPEYEFHRHKGYPTKAHKAAILAHGPCPVHRKTFRGVKGI; from the coding sequence ATGTGGACCTTTGAACACAGGGCCCAAAAAAACGGGTATACACATGTTGCAGGTATTGACGAGGCCGGCAGGGGACCCCTTGCCGGTCCTGTTGTATCTGCAGCCGTGATTCTGCCCCAGGATTTTGAATATCCCGGCATCACAGACTCAAAAAAGATCAGTGAAAAAAAACGGGCCGCACTTTTCCCGGTGATCCAGGAAAATGCCCTGGCTGTGGGGATCGGCATGGCCGACCACAAAGAGATAGACCGAATCAACATTCTTGCCGCCTCTTTGCTCTCCATGAAACGGGCGGTTGAAGATCTTGCCCTTTCCCCGGATTATTTGCTCATCGACGGAAAATTCACCATTGACAGCCCCCTTGACCAGGAAGCCATTGTCAAAGGGGATTCTAAGTCCATTTCCATTGCAGCCGCCTCCATCATTGCCAAGGTGACCCGGGACAGGATCATGAAAGACCTCTCTTTAACCTTTCCTGAATATGAATTTCACAGGCACAAGGGATATCCCACAAAAGCTCACAAGGCTGCCATCCTGGCCCACGGGCCATGTCCTGTTCACAGGAAAACCTTTCGCGGGGTAAAGGGGATATAA
- the rplS gene encoding 50S ribosomal protein L19, whose protein sequence is MTNVIEKLEREQMRLDIPEFDSGDTVKVHVKIREGEKERIQVFQGVVIKKTKGLSSARFTVRKISGGIGVERIFPLYSPAIDKIEVVTRGRVRRSKLYYLRNLRGKAARIKEKRFA, encoded by the coding sequence ATGACAAACGTAATTGAAAAACTTGAAAGAGAACAGATGCGCCTTGATATCCCCGAGTTTGACTCCGGAGATACCGTAAAAGTCCATGTAAAAATCAGGGAAGGCGAAAAAGAACGTATCCAGGTATTCCAGGGTGTGGTTATCAAAAAAACCAAAGGGCTGTCCAGCGCCAGGTTTACCGTAAGAAAAATCTCCGGCGGCATTGGCGTGGAAAGAATTTTCCCCCTTTACTCCCCTGCCATTGATAAAATCGAAGTGGTGACAAGAGGCCGGGTCAGAAGATCCAAACTCTACTACTTGAGAAATCTTCGGGGCAAGGCTGCCAGGATCAAAGAAAAACGGTTTGCATAA
- a CDS encoding RNA methyltransferase: protein MGEDKISLPKEKDNFYLALIHYPVINKKGMIIGSALTNMDLHDIARACRTFGVRGYYVVTPYEDQAVLAGQIMDHWTKGAGGKVNPSRKEALERVRVAKTFGQVRREIEEQDQRPVVCVATSAKAADNAVSCGRLRQDLTRNASHVLVFGTAWGLADEVVDQCDYTLEPIQGAGSYNHLSVRSAASIYLDRLING from the coding sequence ATGGGAGAAGATAAAATATCCTTGCCAAAAGAAAAAGATAATTTTTATCTTGCCCTGATCCACTATCCCGTGATCAATAAAAAAGGGATGATCATTGGATCCGCCCTGACCAACATGGATCTCCATGATATTGCAAGGGCATGCCGGACATTCGGGGTACGGGGCTACTACGTGGTCACCCCCTATGAAGACCAGGCAGTTCTGGCCGGACAGATCATGGACCATTGGACCAAAGGAGCGGGTGGAAAGGTTAACCCCTCCAGAAAAGAGGCCCTGGAACGGGTCAGGGTGGCAAAAACCTTTGGCCAGGTCCGCCGGGAAATTGAAGAACAAGACCAAAGGCCTGTGGTCTGCGTGGCCACCAGTGCAAAGGCTGCGGACAATGCCGTGAGCTGCGGCAGGTTAAGACAGGATTTAACGCGCAATGCATCCCATGTCCTTGTGTTTGGCACGGCATGGGGGCTGGCAGATGAAGTGGTTGACCAATGTGATTATACGCTTGAACCCATTCAGGGTGCAGGATCTTACAATCACCTCTCTGTCCGGTCTGCTGCATCAATATATTTAGACCGACTTATAAATGGCTGA
- the trmD gene encoding tRNA (guanosine(37)-N1)-methyltransferase TrmD: protein MEFTVLTLFPEFLDAFFQNGMIARAIEKEIILGRAVNIRDFSTDKHHSVDDRPYGGGSGMVMTPGPLEAAVESAKQGASEAKVICMSPQGQPFTQETACRLADQGADLIFVCGRYEGIDERVYSRWVDEEISMGDFVMTGGEVAAMAVIDSVARMIPGVLGSENSSQSDSFIDQRLEHAQYTRPETYKGMSVPGVLLSGDHEKIRQWRKRSALERTFMKRPDLFADQAPDAEEKEILRQWCRELTAIVNEEGCNGRR from the coding sequence ATGGAGTTCACCGTACTGACCCTGTTCCCGGAATTTTTAGACGCCTTTTTCCAAAACGGGATGATTGCCAGGGCCATTGAAAAAGAAATCATCCTTGGCAGGGCAGTCAATATCCGGGACTTTTCCACGGACAAGCACCATAGCGTGGATGACAGACCCTATGGCGGGGGAAGCGGCATGGTCATGACCCCCGGCCCTCTGGAGGCAGCTGTTGAATCGGCAAAACAAGGGGCGTCAGAGGCAAAAGTGATCTGCATGAGTCCCCAGGGCCAACCCTTTACCCAGGAAACGGCCTGCAGGCTTGCAGATCAGGGCGCAGACCTTATTTTTGTCTGTGGCAGGTATGAGGGGATTGACGAGCGGGTCTATTCAAGGTGGGTGGATGAAGAGATATCCATGGGTGACTTTGTCATGACCGGCGGAGAAGTGGCTGCCATGGCCGTCATTGATTCGGTTGCACGGATGATACCCGGGGTATTGGGAAGTGAAAATTCATCCCAGTCAGACTCTTTTATTGACCAAAGGCTTGAACATGCCCAGTATACAAGACCTGAAACATACAAAGGCATGAGCGTGCCCGGGGTACTCCTTTCAGGAGATCATGAAAAGATCAGGCAATGGCGGAAACGCTCGGCCCTGGAAAGAACCTTTATGAAGCGTCCGGACTTGTTTGCAGATCAAGCCCCGGATGCAGAAGAAAAAGAGATTCTCAGACAATGGTGCAGGGAATTAACCGCCATTGTCAACGAGGAAGGGTGCAATGGGAGAAGATAA
- the rimM gene encoding 16S rRNA processing protein RimM yields the protein MKDQTWLTIGKITGVHGLAGGLKVWSFAQSLETFEKGITVNLRNENGKTVTPHVIDRASDRKKGILLFLKEVKTREQAEDLVGKEIIVDKDLLPALEQDTWYWKDLQGLRVEDQTLGKLGTIERIFPTGADDILVVTDKNTKTEILIPMNRHFVTDVDIETGQVTTDLPPGFILE from the coding sequence ATGAAAGATCAGACCTGGCTTACCATCGGTAAAATTACAGGGGTTCACGGATTGGCAGGCGGCCTCAAGGTTTGGTCATTTGCCCAATCTTTGGAGACCTTTGAAAAGGGCATCACAGTCAACCTCCGGAACGAGAACGGCAAAACAGTGACTCCCCATGTCATTGACAGGGCCTCTGACCGGAAAAAAGGGATACTGCTCTTTTTAAAAGAGGTAAAAACAAGGGAGCAGGCAGAGGATCTTGTGGGCAAAGAGATCATTGTGGACAAGGACCTGCTTCCCGCCCTCGAACAAGACACCTGGTATTGGAAAGATTTACAGGGTCTTAGGGTCGAGGACCAAACCCTGGGGAAATTAGGCACCATTGAAAGAATTTTCCCCACAGGCGCAGATGATATCCTGGTGGTGACGGACAAAAACACAAAAACGGAAATATTGATTCCCATGAACCGGCATTTTGTGACGGATGTAGACATTGAAACAGGACAGGTGACCACGGACCTGCCCCCTGGATTTATTTTAGAATAG
- a CDS encoding KH domain-containing protein, translating into MKELVEYIAKALVDNPEDVQVSEVTGDQTSVLELKVAKEDLGKVIGKQGRSARAMRTILSAASTKLNKRTVLEIIE; encoded by the coding sequence ATGAAAGAGCTGGTAGAGTATATTGCAAAAGCATTGGTAGACAACCCTGAAGATGTTCAGGTATCTGAAGTTACGGGTGATCAGACTTCTGTACTGGAACTCAAGGTGGCCAAAGAGGATCTGGGAAAGGTAATCGGCAAGCAGGGACGGTCCGCCAGGGCAATGAGAACCATTTTAAGTGCAGCGTCCACCAAGTTAAACAAAAGGACGGTCCTGGAGATCATTGAGTAG
- the rpsP gene encoding 30S ribosomal protein S16, translating to MSVKLRLTRKGTKKKPFYRIVAADIEFPRDGRFLEALGTYDPMQEPAVVTLKEERVKYWLGEGAKPSTTVKSILKKQGVIGASA from the coding sequence ATGTCCGTAAAATTAAGACTCACCCGTAAAGGCACCAAGAAAAAACCCTTTTACAGAATCGTTGCTGCTGATATTGAATTCCCCAGGGACGGCAGATTTCTGGAAGCCCTGGGAACCTACGATCCCATGCAGGAACCCGCAGTGGTTACCCTGAAAGAAGAACGGGTCAAGTACTGGCTGGGTGAAGGTGCAAAACCCTCTACCACGGTAAAGAGCATCTTGAAAAAACAGGGTGTGATTGGCGCTTCTGCTTAA
- the ffh gene encoding signal recognition particle protein, with amino-acid sequence MFDNLSDRLDSVFKKLKGHGTLNEKNIEEGLKQVRMALLEADVNYKVAKNVISDIKTRALGQEVMKSLTPGQQVIKIVNEEFTKMMGSSHQELDLGKTATGSIMLVGLQGSGKTTTAGKLAFYLRKMGKKPYLVPVDVYRPAAIDQLTKLGKQMDVPVFASTPQMKPLKICQEAQLAARQEGCDTLLLDTAGRLHLDDELMAELEEIKKGLNPSEILLVADAMTGQDAVNIAGEFDKRLDLNGFILTKMDGDARGGAALSIKAVTGKPLKFIGVGEKSTALEPFHPDRMASRILGMGDTLSFIEKAQTAVDQKEAKALEQKLRKNAFTLEDFKNQMKSVRKMGSIKDLLGMLPGVNKKMLKDLNISDREFVRIEAIINSMTPDERAKHAIIKSSRKKRIALGSGTTVQDVNKLLKSYTQSMKMIKKFNKGGMRSLKGMLPF; translated from the coding sequence ATGTTTGACAATCTGAGCGACAGACTGGATTCGGTATTTAAAAAATTAAAAGGTCACGGCACCCTTAACGAGAAGAACATCGAGGAAGGCTTAAAGCAAGTCAGGATGGCACTTCTCGAAGCCGATGTCAATTATAAGGTTGCAAAAAATGTCATTTCAGATATAAAGACCCGTGCCCTTGGTCAGGAGGTAATGAAAAGTCTTACCCCGGGCCAGCAGGTCATCAAAATTGTAAATGAAGAATTTACAAAAATGATGGGCTCCTCCCACCAGGAACTGGACCTTGGCAAAACTGCCACAGGGTCCATCATGCTGGTGGGGCTTCAGGGTTCAGGTAAGACCACAACCGCAGGCAAGCTTGCGTTTTACCTGCGCAAGATGGGAAAAAAGCCCTATCTTGTACCTGTGGATGTATACCGTCCGGCAGCCATTGACCAGCTCACAAAGCTTGGAAAACAAATGGATGTGCCGGTATTTGCGTCCACACCTCAGATGAAGCCGTTGAAAATCTGCCAGGAGGCTCAATTGGCCGCAAGACAGGAGGGATGCGACACCCTGCTGCTTGACACGGCCGGCCGGTTGCACCTGGATGATGAACTCATGGCTGAGCTTGAAGAGATTAAAAAAGGGCTCAACCCGTCTGAGATACTGCTTGTGGCCGACGCCATGACCGGTCAGGATGCGGTGAACATTGCAGGCGAGTTTGACAAGCGCCTGGATCTCAACGGATTTATCCTGACCAAAATGGATGGTGATGCAAGGGGCGGTGCGGCCCTGTCCATCAAGGCAGTAACCGGCAAGCCCTTGAAGTTTATCGGTGTAGGGGAGAAATCAACCGCCCTTGAACCGTTTCATCCAGACCGGATGGCTTCAAGGATACTGGGAATGGGAGATACCCTTTCCTTTATTGAAAAGGCCCAGACCGCCGTTGACCAGAAAGAGGCCAAGGCCCTTGAACAAAAACTGAGAAAGAATGCATTTACCCTTGAGGATTTTAAAAACCAGATGAAATCCGTACGGAAAATGGGTTCCATCAAGGATTTGCTCGGCATGTTGCCGGGCGTGAACAAAAAGATGCTCAAGGATTTGAATATCAGTGACCGGGAGTTTGTCAGAATAGAGGCCATCATCAATTCCATGACCCCTGATGAACGGGCAAAACATGCCATCATCAAAAGTTCACGGAAGAAAAGGATTGCCCTCGGGTCCGGGACCACGGTTCAGGATGTAAACAAACTGCTCAAAAGCTATACCCAGTCAATGAAAATGATAAAGAAGTTTAATAAAGGCGGTATGCGCTCATTAAAAGGCATGCTTCCATTTTAA
- the rlmN gene encoding 23S rRNA (adenine(2503)-C(2))-methyltransferase RlmN, translated as MENILDLTREELSEWLDSKGIRPYRANQIFKWLYLKLAQDFDQMTDLGKELRQTLKDHFTIGNMILEQREVSADTTEKFLFRLGDGTYMETVLIPEKDHFTLCVSSQVGCAMACKFCLTARNGFTRNLTMGEIVGQVREARAQVQNMGYDPLRLSNIVFMGMGEPLANYDNVLRSLAVILDTDFGMKFATRRVTISTSGLVPKIIQLGQDTDVNLAVSLNATDNKTRSRLMPINDTYPIEDLLGACKKFAMKPRNKITFEYILMAGINDSFAHARQLADLLMPLRAKVNLIPFNEHEAAPFKRPSREKINGFLQVLLDRNMTAIVRKSKGDDISAACGQLKAKYQA; from the coding sequence ATGGAAAACATATTGGATCTCACCCGGGAAGAACTGAGTGAATGGCTTGATAGCAAGGGAATACGCCCATATCGGGCCAATCAGATTTTTAAATGGCTTTACCTGAAACTGGCCCAGGACTTTGACCAGATGACCGATCTTGGCAAGGAACTGCGCCAGACTTTGAAAGATCATTTTACCATTGGAAATATGATCCTGGAACAAAGAGAGGTCTCAGCCGATACCACTGAAAAATTTTTATTCAGGCTTGGGGACGGGACCTATATGGAAACCGTGCTGATCCCGGAAAAGGATCATTTTACCCTTTGTGTCTCTTCCCAGGTGGGCTGCGCCATGGCCTGCAAGTTTTGCCTTACGGCCAGAAACGGATTCACAAGAAATTTGACCATGGGCGAGATCGTAGGGCAGGTCAGGGAGGCCCGGGCTCAGGTCCAGAACATGGGGTATGACCCCCTAAGGCTGTCCAATATTGTGTTCATGGGCATGGGAGAGCCTTTGGCCAACTATGACAATGTTCTGCGGTCCCTTGCCGTGATTCTGGATACGGATTTCGGGATGAAATTTGCCACCCGCAGGGTCACCATATCCACCTCGGGGCTGGTGCCCAAGATTATTCAACTGGGACAGGATACGGATGTGAATCTGGCCGTCTCCTTAAATGCCACGGACAACAAGACCCGGTCCCGGCTCATGCCCATAAACGATACATATCCCATTGAGGACCTGCTGGGGGCCTGTAAAAAATTTGCCATGAAGCCCAGAAACAAGATCACCTTTGAATATATCCTCATGGCAGGGATCAATGATTCATTCGCCCATGCAAGGCAGCTGGCAGATCTTTTGATGCCCCTCCGGGCCAAGGTCAACCTGATTCCCTTTAACGAACATGAGGCAGCCCCGTTCAAGCGTCCGTCAAGGGAAAAGATCAATGGATTTTTACAGGTGCTCCTGGACCGGAATATGACGGCCATTGTCCGCAAGAGCAAAGGGGATGATATCTCTGCGGCCTGCGGTCAGCTCAAGGCAAAGTACCAGGCCTGA
- a CDS encoding tRNA 4-thiouridine(8) synthase ThiI: protein MNQNKTTTQTKALGLCSGGLDSILSALVLKKQGLEVTWISFETPFFDALAAKKAAKNFNIPLIVKEITDVYMEMMRSPKTGFGKNMNPCMDCHTLMFSLAGALMKEKGFDFLFSGEVAGQRPKSQTKNALRYVEKHSGFDGYILRPLSAKLLPETLAEQEGLVDREQLLDISGRGRKRQMALAQEFKIKDFPSPAGGCLLTDKGFSQRLRDLLYVQKTEYPGQLHLLKHGRHFRIGEKTKLVVGRNQRDNKKIMALYNAQDHIRLRHADLAGPDALMFGDMTEEQILTGAKILAGYTKAEPGIVTQVKIFQGQDTRKVSVATPAPGKFQDLLIH from the coding sequence ATGAATCAAAACAAAACCACAACACAGACCAAAGCCTTGGGCCTTTGCTCCGGGGGACTGGACAGCATCCTGTCCGCCCTTGTTTTAAAAAAGCAGGGGCTTGAGGTGACCTGGATCAGCTTTGAAACCCCGTTTTTTGATGCCCTGGCCGCCAAAAAAGCCGCTAAAAACTTCAACATCCCCTTGATTGTAAAAGAGATCACCGACGTTTACATGGAAATGATGCGTTCGCCCAAAACCGGATTCGGAAAAAACATGAACCCCTGCATGGACTGCCACACCCTGATGTTTTCCCTGGCCGGCGCTTTGATGAAAGAAAAGGGGTTTGATTTTCTGTTTTCAGGTGAAGTTGCAGGCCAGCGGCCCAAGTCCCAGACCAAAAACGCCCTCAGGTATGTGGAAAAGCATTCTGGATTTGACGGATATATTCTCAGGCCCTTGAGCGCAAAACTGCTGCCCGAAACCCTTGCGGAACAAGAGGGGCTTGTGGACAGAGAGCAGCTTTTGGATATCTCCGGCAGGGGAAGAAAAAGGCAGATGGCCCTGGCCCAAGAGTTCAAAATCAAGGATTTCCCCTCCCCTGCCGGAGGATGCCTGCTCACGGACAAGGGATTTTCCCAGCGGCTTCGAGACCTTCTCTATGTCCAGAAGACCGAATATCCGGGGCAATTGCACCTTTTAAAACATGGCCGCCATTTCAGAATAGGTGAAAAAACCAAACTTGTGGTGGGCAGGAACCAAAGGGACAACAAAAAAATCATGGCCTTGTACAATGCCCAAGACCATATTCGGCTCCGCCATGCAGACCTGGCCGGACCCGATGCCCTGATGTTCGGAGATATGACTGAAGAACAGATCCTGACAGGGGCTAAAATCCTGGCCGGGTATACCAAGGCCGAGCCAGGAATAGTCACACAGGTCAAAATCTTCCAAGGCCAGGACACAAGAAAAGTCTCGGTTGCCACCCCGGCACCAGGAAAATTTCAGGACCTGCTCATTCACTAA
- the nth gene encoding endonuclease III yields the protein MGSDFKKIAVIIKRLRSRYPVVNTQLDHKTPFQLLIATIMSAQCTDRQVNQVTRVLFFHYPDPLSLANAPLEDIKRIIYSTGFYNNKAKNIKVCAQKLLEDFNGKVPEKIDLLTTLPGVGRKTANLVRSVSFKIPTIVVDTHVKRLAFRLGLSDQTDPEKVEFELMDIIPESSWNDLCLQLIYLGREICDARHPLCPDCFLNDICPAHGIG from the coding sequence GTGGGTTCTGATTTTAAAAAAATTGCCGTTATTATCAAAAGATTAAGGTCGCGGTATCCTGTTGTCAATACCCAGCTTGACCACAAGACACCGTTTCAGCTACTTATTGCCACCATCATGTCGGCCCAGTGCACAGACCGTCAGGTCAACCAGGTCACAAGGGTATTGTTCTTTCATTATCCTGATCCTTTATCCCTTGCCAATGCTCCTTTGGAGGATATCAAGCGGATCATTTATTCCACAGGGTTTTACAACAACAAGGCCAAAAATATCAAGGTCTGTGCCCAAAAATTACTCGAGGATTTCAACGGAAAGGTGCCTGAAAAGATTGATCTTTTGACCACCCTTCCCGGTGTGGGGCGAAAGACCGCCAATCTGGTCAGGTCGGTGAGTTTCAAGATTCCGACCATTGTGGTGGATACCCATGTCAAACGGCTGGCCTTCCGCCTTGGCCTCAGTGATCAGACCGATCCGGAAAAGGTGGAGTTTGAGCTCATGGACATTATCCCCGAGTCATCCTGGAATGATCTTTGTCTGCAGTTGATCTATCTGGGCAGGGAAATTTGTGATGCCAGACATCCCTTGTGCCCGGATTGTTTTCTCAATGATATCTGTCCCGCCCATGGGATTGGATAA
- a CDS encoding class II aldolase/adducin family protein has translation MMRSYEKEKEAVCQSGRQLMEKGLVEGTWGNCSLRINDRLMAITPSGRRYEDMTADDIVIMDYHSLEVFGNIKPSSEKKLHARIYQTRKKINGVIHTHQPNASTVAAARQELPPILDDQAQILGPSVRCADYALPNTKKLVTTTVKALKGRYAALMANHGAVTLGRNLEEAVIAALVLEKACKAFIEASFLGGAKKISPVEAYMMHKVYLFVYSKKKEGNT, from the coding sequence ATGATGAGATCCTATGAAAAAGAAAAAGAAGCGGTATGTCAATCAGGGCGGCAGCTCATGGAAAAGGGTCTTGTGGAAGGCACCTGGGGAAATTGCAGCCTGAGGATCAATGACCGGCTCATGGCCATTACCCCCAGCGGTCGGCGGTACGAGGACATGACCGCAGATGATATTGTGATCATGGACTATCACAGCCTTGAGGTATTCGGCAATATCAAGCCCTCTTCTGAAAAAAAACTCCATGCCCGGATTTACCAGACCCGGAAAAAAATCAATGGGGTTATCCATACCCACCAGCCCAATGCCTCCACCGTGGCAGCGGCCCGCCAGGAGCTGCCCCCTATTCTGGATGACCAGGCCCAGATTTTAGGCCCCAGTGTCCGTTGTGCCGATTATGCCCTGCCCAACACAAAAAAACTGGTCACCACGACCGTAAAGGCACTCAAGGGACGCTATGCTGCCCTCATGGCCAACCATGGGGCCGTCACCCTGGGAAGGAACCTGGAAGAAGCCGTGATCGCGGCCCTGGTTCTTGAAAAGGCCTGCAAAGCCTTTATAGAAGCTTCTTTTCTGGGCGGAGCCAAAAAAATCAGTCCGGTGGAAGCCTATATGATGCACAAGGTCTACCTGTTCGTGTATTCCAAGAAAAAAGAGGGCAACACATAA